The Carassius gibelio isolate Cgi1373 ecotype wild population from Czech Republic chromosome B12, carGib1.2-hapl.c, whole genome shotgun sequence genome has a segment encoding these proteins:
- the ep300a gene encoding histone acetyltransferase p300 isoform X5, whose amino-acid sequence MAENVLESGPPSAKRPKLSSPALSASASDGNDFGSLFDLEHDLPDELISSSELSLANGGDLGQLHGNLGGGGGAIGGIVSSGQDAAAKHKQLSELLRHGSASAAQQQGAMGSPAGASMGVFGSMKASPGTQGMGPQGQQHLSPQQAMLMQQQQMAGMVGNMNRNMPGLQKGNGQQQPGGPMPQQQNTLGAQMLNGSPRIGHHNPGMGSSSNLLAEALQQQQTVGGQGGPRAQQPGAMNKMGMNAGSGPYGGPYGQPASQGLGVAALASQLQNKPGLPNSPAQFNLDKKPVQGLPGMQASQPPAGVAGGAGVAGMVPNAQGALGPGSAPSAMSATAVGGVPPAADPEKRKLIQQQLVLLLHAHKCQRREQANGEVRQCSLPHCRTMKNVLNHMTHCQAGKSCQVAHCASSRQIISHWKNCTRHDCPVCLPLKNAGDKRNQQSESLLGTGGVGLSSSLGNVTGGPPSAPHLSTPGQIDPSSIERAYAALGLTYQGNQASPQPVQQTQRAVNTMGTNSMGVNGALGGQSQNQQASLLQDTMLHLNMTAQSLMNDNAVGGVGSMPVANPAATGVMRKSWHEDITQDLRSHLVHKLVQAIFPTPDPAALKDRRMENLVAYARKVEGDMYESANSRAEYYHLLAEKIYKIQKELEEKRRTRLQKQGMMPTQPGMPPTGIGQTGPPTGLPPNGPLSDPSVVRPTGPNQMMNRMQNAAGMNPFGNHIGMQSMGQRSTPPLPLSTPLNQGSMGSVRMPQPNVAQMQNQYMQTGQFQGSNPALGAGSVDMAHPGNDSTVTQQGQMPTLSSLPIGSPLAQPGSAGGAGSGSSVGSLGPNSMSGVPPSSTPTQSINHCPLFHQNSPSPAHSRTPTPTPGSQTPQPHTPGLPQLATSGSKQQLPLSASSDSAMQPKQQPLGGTSPAVSHSGLSTPNASQHPRTPLSHKGSLPVDGQPATPASVSSADTSFQKGLSDSANSLEPKVEVKQKLEEDEDEDEEGMTGGKTGKREDLQAEEKPEIKKEEPSDGVPMETSSAAAGGDKKPDIKTEPKEEEEGSGSTTSHSSPSGVPNKKKIFKPEELRQALMPTLESLYRQDPESLPFRQPVDPSLLGIPDYFDIVKNPMDLSTIKRKLDTGQYQEPWQYVDDIWLMFNNAWLYNRKTSRVYKYCSKLAEGFEQEIDPVMQSLGYCCGRKYEFSPQTLCCYGKQLCTIPRDAAYFSYQNRYHFCEKCFNEIQGESVSLGDDPSQPQTSINKDQFERKKNDMLDPELFVECMDCGRKMHQICVLHHDTIWPSGFVCDGCLKKSNKTRKENKYAAKRLPQTKLGNYLEMRLNDFLKRQNHPESGEVTIRVVHVSDKVVEVKPGMKSRFVDSGEMAESFPYRTKALFAFEEVDGVDVCFFGMHVQEYGSDCPPPNQRRVYISYLDSVHFFQPRYLRTSVYYEILLGYLDYAKKQGFTTGHIWACPPSEGDDYIFHCHPPDQKIPKPKRLQEWYKKMLDKSVAERIVHDYKDIFKQATEDRLTSAKELPYFEGDFWPNVLEESIKELEQEEEERKREENSTSNESVDTTKGDSKNAKKKNNKKTSKNKSSLSRANKKKPGMPNVSNDLSQKLYATMEKHKEVFFVIRLIAAPNSNSLLPIVDPDPLMACDLMDGRDAFLTLARDKHLEFSSLRRSKWSTMCMLVELHNQSQDRFVYTCNECKLHVETRFHCTVCEDYDLCITCYNTKGHEHKMEKLGLGLDDESGNQASSSMQNPGDSRRLSIQRCIQSLVHACQCRNANCSLPSCQKMKRVIQHTKGCKRKTNGGCPICKQLIALCCYHAKHCQENKCPVPFCLNIKQKLRQQQLQHRLQQAQMVRRRMASMQRTGQQLPGGNGGLPSPGNNSTTGPSTPTPSTQPPTPQTPTQQCQPPVTQPGIGGVPSQQQQQLAGMAHQYQQMTGNGGMINSPQQPLIPQQQQQPTSVQHLQHANNLPPYMQRPPGSSPLPQSVGKPGMVPGGFPQQQQSNLGQPVMQQHQQPGPPPAAVEIAMKIQRVAETQRQMAQQKILQRNQGPGMMPPHGLHQGPQTQSQMGMNHPGAAMGGPQGMPPQTQAAVARTHMDQQQGMITVGMQQQTGPQAQLPQVQLQQGQQGAPQLQVPPQQQWNGPGMPQQRPGVMNQMGLQGMVAPQQQQQQPVGQHQQPGLSGLMGMMGQGGVAPVGTGPGNHPQAAIQDLLRTLRLPSSPHQQQQVLNILRSNPQLMATFIRQRVPRYLGRGGPGAGGAGVPGGPGGGPGIIDGQQMNVNSGTNQGSMHMAQGTTIPMNQLQQQQQQQQLQQRSIMGGNLQQQQIAALQQQQQQQQQQGVMPNQGANMSNISPQFREMMRRHLQQQQQQQQQQQQMENHAQFQHPQQHQQQGYLGQSGLPPQQPGQPQPGGLQQQQGVPQQNYSGSMSHQQVAAALQQKLQQQQLQMQQQQQQQQQQQGALAGLQGADGGPGGGGPLQHQHMQSAPISSQSQVMLQQALQQRLLQQQQSHLGGGSPAQHNPMSPQQPQQQMSQSPHLQGQQLSNSLSNQVRSPQPSPRPQSQPPNSSPSPRSQPLPSPHRISPQTQTGSPHPGHLPQHHGGMVAPPPPQQQPQTSQQQQQANAMDQGAMLSQLGGMGALHGQGTNDMLTNNQDMGSNMNPSLDLM is encoded by the exons ATGGCCGAGAACGTTCTGGAGTCTGGCCCGCCTTCAGCCAAGAGGCCTAAACTGTCCTCCCCGGCGCTATCTGCCTCGGCCAGCGATGGAAACG ATTTTGGCTCGCTTTTTGACCTGGAGCATGACCTTCCAGATGAGCTGATAAGTTCCTCTGAGCTGAGTCTAGCAAATGGAGGGGACCTCGGCCAGTTGCATGGCAATTTGGGCGGTGGGGGCGGTGCCATCGGAGGAATTGTGTCCAGTGGCCAGGATGCAGCGGCCAAACACAAGCAGCTCTCAGAACTCCTCCGGCATGGATCCGCATCTGCAGCACAGCAGCAGGGTGCGATGGGTAGCCCAGCAGGAGCCTCAATGGGTGTATTTGGGAGTATGAAGGCTTCTCCAGGTACTCAAGGCATGGGCCCGCAAGGACAGCAGCATCTTTCCCCGCAGCAGGCCATGCTTATGCAACAACAGCAGATGGCAGGGATGGTGGGCAACATGAACAGGAATATGCCCGGACTTCAGAAAGGCAACGGACAGCAACAGCCAGGAGGACCCATGCCTCAGCAGCAAAACACGCTGGGAGCGCAGATGTTGAACGGGTCGCCCAGAATAGGACATCACAATCCAGGCATGGGCAGCAGCAGTAACTTGTTAGCAGAAGCTCTTCAACAGCAGCAGACAGTAGGAGGTCAGGGTGGACCGAGGGCACAGCAGCCTGGAGCAATGAACAag ATGGGGATGAATGCAGGTTCAGGCCCCTATGGAGGCCCGTATGGTCAGCCTGCCAGTCAGGGTCTGGGTGTTGCAGCGCTGGCCTCTCAGCTCCAGAACAAACCAGGTCTCCCCAACAGTCCGGCCCAGTTTAACCTCGACAAGAAGCCTGTGCAGGGCTTACCTGGCATG CAGGCTTCCCAGCCTCCAGCAGGTGTTGCCGGAGGCGCAGGAGTAGCCGGCATGGTGCCTAACGCCCAAGGAGCTCTCGGGCCCGGATCCGCTCCATCAGCCATGTCTGCAACAGCGGTGGGAGGAGTTCCTCCAGCAGCCGACCCAGAAAAGCGCAAACTCATACAGCAGCAGCTGGTGCTTTTGCTCCATGCCCACAAGTGCCAGCGGAGGGAGCAGGCCAATGGGGAAGTACGGCAGTGTAGCCTGCCCCATTGTCGCACCATGAAGAACGTCCTCAACCACATGACGCACTGCCAGGCTGGCAAATCTTGCCAAG TGGCGCACTGTGCCTCATCCAGACAGATCATCTCTCACTGGAAGAACTGCACGCGGCATGACTGTCCTGTATGTCTACCACTGAAAAACGCAGGGGACAAGAGGAATCaacagagtgagt CTCTCCTAGGTACTGGGGGTGTGGGATTGAGTTCTTCTTTGGGTAATGTAACTGGTGGTCCACCCAGTGCCCCCCATCTCAGTACCCCAGGGCAGATAGACCCCAGCTCCATCGAGAGGGCTTACGCAGCGCTGGGCCTTACATACCAGGGAAATCAGGCTTCCCCTCAGCCTGTCCAACAAACACAACGCGCAGTAAACACAATGG GAACAAATTCCATGGGAGTAAATGGAGCACTGGGTGGTCAGTCTCAGAATCAGCAAGCTAGCCTTCTCCAGGATACAATGTTGCATCTGAACATGACCGCGCAGAG TCTGATGAATGACAATGCTGTGGGCGGAGTGGGGTCTATGCCTGTGGCCAACCCAGCTGCCACTGGTGTTATGAGGAAGAGCTGGCACGAGGACATCACCCAGGATCTACGCAGCCACCTGGTGCACAAACT AGTCCAGGCCATTTTTCCCACTCCAGACCCAGCTGCACTGAAGGACCGGCGGATGGAGAATCTAGTGGCCTATGCACGTAAAGTTGAGGGGGATATGTATGAGTCCGCTAACAGCAGG GCGGAGTATTatcacctgctggcagagaagaTTTATAAGATCCAGAAGGAACTGGAAGAGAAGCGAAGGACACGGTTACAGAAGCAGGGCATGATGCCCACTCAGCCTGGTATGCCCCCCACTGGGATTGGTCAGACAGGGCCACCCACAGGACTGCCTCCTA ATGGCCCTCTCTCGGATCCTTCAGTGGTGCGGCCTACTGGTCCAAACCAGATGATGAACAGGATGCAGAATGCTGCTG GCATGAATCCCTTTGGGAACCACATTGGAATGCAGTCGATGGGCCAGAGATCTACACCTCCTCTTCCACTCAGCACACCACTTAACCAG GGAAGCATGGGCAGTGTGAGGATGCCACAGCCAAATGTTGCACAGATGCAAAATCAGTACATGCAAACTGGACAGTTTCAAGGTTCAAATCCTGCTCTTGGTGCTGGATCTGTTGACATGGCACACCCAGGAAATGACAGCACTGTTACTCAA caggGGCAAATGCCTACTTTATCATCTTTACCCATCGGAAGTCCTTTAGCCCAGCCTGGGTCTGCTGGAGGGGCAGGCAGCGGGTCTTCAGTGGGCTCTCTGGGTCCCAACAGCATGAGTGGGGTCCCTCCATCGTCCACCCCAACACAGTCCATCAACCACTGCCCACTCTTCCACCAGAATTCTCCTTCCCCAGCTCATAGCCGCACACCCACGCCCACGCCGGGCTCTCAGACACCCCAGCCTCACACACCCGGCCTACCCCAGTTAGCAACGAGCGGCAGTAAGCAGCAGTTACCTCTGTCCGCCAGTTCTGACAGTGCCATGCAGCCTAAGCAGCAGCCATTAGGAGGAACTTCTCCTGCTGTGTCTCATAGTGGCCTCTCTACGCCAAATGCCAGCCAGCACCCCCGCACTCCA TTGTCTCATAAGGGTTCTCTACCAGTGGATGGCCAGCCTGCTACCCCTGCCTCCGTCAGCAGTGCGGACACATCATTTCAAAAAGGTCTTTCAGACTCCGCAAACAGCCTTGAGCCTAAGGTGGAGGTCAAGCAGAAACTagaagaggatgaggatgaggatgaagaagGCATGACAGGTGGAAAAACAGGCAAACGAGAAGACCTTCAAGCTGAGGAAAAGCCTGAG ATAAAGAAAGAAGAGCCGAGCGATGGTGTGCCGATGGAGACTTCTTCAGCTGCAGCTGGGGGGGACAAAAAGCCAGACATAAAGACTGAGCCTAAAGAAGAGGAGGAAGGTTCAGGGTCTACAACATCACACAGTTCACCTTCTGGAGTCCCTAACAAAAAGAAAA TTTTTAAACCAGAGGAGCTGAGGCAGGCCCTGATGCCCACACTGGAGTCTCTTTACCGCCAGGACCCAGAGTCTCTGCCCTTCCGCCAGCCTGTGGACCCTTCACTACTGGGAATACCA GACTATTTTGACATTGTGAAGAATCCCATGGACTTGTCTACTATCAAACGGAAGCTTGACACGGGCCAGTACCAAGAACCGTGGCAATACGTGGATGACATCTGGCTCATGTTCAACAACGCCTGGCTGTACAATCGCAAGACGTCACGAGTCTACAAGTACTGCTCCAAGCTGGCGGAGGGGTTTGAGCAGGAGATCGACCCGGTCATGCAGAGCCTTGGCTACTGTTGTGGGAGAAAG tatGAGTTTTCTCCCCAAACTCTGTGCTGCTATGGGAAGCAGCTATGCACTATACCACGAGATGCTGCTTACTTTAGTTATCAGAACAG GTATCACTTCTGTGAGAAGTGTTTCAATGAGATCCAGGGTGAGAGTGTGTCCTTGGGAGATGACCCATCCCAACCTCAAAC ATCGATCAACAAGGATCAGTTTGAAAGGAAGAAAAATGACATGCTCGACCCTGAGCT ATTTGTGGAATGTATGGATTGTGGTCGTAAGATGCATCAGATCTGTGTTTTGCACCATGACACTATATGGCCATCAGG CTTTGTGTGTGATGGCTGTTTGAAGAAGTCCAACAAGACCCGTAAAGAGAACAAATATGCTGCTAAAA GGCTTCCACAGACCAAACTAGGCAACTATTTGGAAATGCGGCTTAATGACTTTCTGAAGCGACAGAATCACCCAGAATCTGGTGAAGTCACTATTCGTGTTGTTCACGTCTCAGACAAAGTGGTGGAAGTCAAACCAGGAATGAAGTCTAG GTTTGTGGATAGTGGAGAGATGGCAGAGTCTTTCCCATACAGAACGAAAGCTTTATTTGCGTTTGAGGAGGTGGATGGTGTTGATGTCTGTTTTTTTGGGATGCACGTGCAAGAGTATGGCTCAGATTGTCCACCCCCTAATCAAAG ACGGGTTTACATATCCTACCTGGACAGTGTCCACTTCTTTCAGCCACGTTATCTGAGAACAAGTGTGTACTATGAGATTCTTTTAGGATATCTGGACTATGCCAAAAAACAAGG gtttacCACTGGACACATCTGGGCCTGCCCTCCTAGTGAAGGAGATGATTACATCTTCCACTGTCACCCTCCAGACCAGAAGATACCCAAGCCGAAGCGGCTGCAGGAGTGGTATAAGAAAATGCTGGATAAATCTGTAGCTGAGCGCATCGTGCATGACTACAAG gacATCTTCAAACAAGCAACAGAAGATCGCCTCACCAGTGCCAAAGAACTGCCCTATTTTGAGGGTGATTTCTGGCCCAATGTGCTTGAAGAGAGTATCAAAGAACTAGAGCAAGAAGAGGAGGAAAGGAAGAGGGAGGAGAACAGCACATCCAATGAGAGTGTTGAT ACAACAAAAGGTGACAGCAAAAATGCCAAGAAAAAGAACAACAAGAAGACGAGCAAGAACAAGAGCAGCTTAAGCCGAGCCAATAAAAAGAAGCCGGGCATGCCAAATGTGTCCAATGACCTTTCACAGAAACTCTATGCCACAATGGAAAAGCACAAAGAG GTGTTCTTCGTTATCCGATTGATTGCGGCACCCAATTCCAATTCTCTCCTGCCCATTGTTGACCCAGATCCTTTGATGGCATGTGATTTGATGGATGGTCGTGATGCCTTCTTAACACTTGCACGGGATAAGCACCTGGAGTTTTCTTCATTGCGGCGCTCCAAATGGAGCACCATGTGCATGTTGGTGGAACTGCATAACCAGAGCCAGGACCGCTTTGTCTATACCTGCAATGAGTGCAAGCTCCATGTTGAAACTCGTTTCCATTGCACTGTTTGTGAG GACTATGATCTCTGCATCACTTGCTACAATACAAAAGGTCACGAGCACAAGATGGAAAAACTGGGCTTGGGGTTGGATGACGAAAGCGGCAACCAGGCTTCTTCCTCAATGCAGAATCCTGGAGATTCAAGGCGTCTCAGTATTCAGCGGTGCATCCAGTCTCTGGTGCATGCCTGCCAGTGCCGCAATGCTAACTGCTCACTTCCATCTTGTCAGAAAATGAAACGTGTAATTCAACATACCAAAGGCTGCAAGCGTAAAACCAATGGTGGTTGTCCTATTTGCAAGCAGCTCATCGCACTCTGTTGTTACCATGCAAAACACTGCCAAGAGAATAAGTGCCCTGTGCCATTCTGCCTCAACATCAAGCAGAAACTGCGGCAACAACAGCTCCAGCACAGGCTACAGCAGGCCCAGATGGTGCGTAGAAGAATGGCCAGCATGCAAAGGACAGGCCAGCAGCTTCCAGGAGGCAATGGTGGGCTGCCATCTCCTGGGAACAATAGTACTACTGGCCCGAGCACACCAACACCAAGCACTCAGCCCCCTACCCCACAGACGCCCACTCAGCAGTGTCAGCCTCCAGTGACTCAACCTGGCATTGGAGGTGTTCCatcacaacagcagcagcagttgGCAGGGATGGCCCATCAATACCAGCAAATGACTGGAAATGGTGGGATGATCAACTCTCCGCAGCAGCCCCTGATCCCACAACAGCAGCAACAGCCAACATCAGTTCAGCATCTTCAGCATGCCAACAACCTTCCTCCATATATGCAAAGACCTCCAGGCTCCTCTCCACTTCCTCAGTCAGTGGGAAAGCCAGGCATGGTGCCAGGAGGCTTCCCTCAACAGCAACAGTCAAACCTAGGGCAGCCTGTGATGCAGCAACATCAGCAACCTGGCCCCCCACCTGCCGCTGTAGAAATTGCCATGAAGATCCAACGAGTCGCAGAGACTCAACGGCAAATGGCTCAGCAAAAGATACTGCAAAGAAACCAGGGTCCTGGAATGATGCCTCCACACGGCCTTCATCAGGGTCCCCAAACTCAAAGCCAGATGGGCATGAACCATCCTGGAGCTGCAATGGGTGGACCTCAGGGAATGCCACCCCAAACACAAGCAGCAGTTGCTCGAACTcacatggatcagcagcagggaATGATTACAGTAGGCATGCAGCAGCAGACAGGACCTCAGGCTCAGCTCCCGCAAGTCCAGTTACAGCAGGGCCAGCAAGGAGCACCCCAACTTCAGGTGCCACCACAGCAGCAGTGGAATGGTCCTGGTATGCCTCAGCAGAGACCTGGAGTTATGAACCAAATGGGTCTGCAAGGAATGGTTGCAcctcaacaacagcagcagcagccagTTGGTCAGCATCAGCAGCCAGGGCTTTCTGGTTTAATGGGTATGATGGGCCAAGGAGGGGTGGCACCTGTAGGTACTGGCCCTGGAAATCACCCTCAGGCTGCCATACAGGACCTCCTAAGAACCTTAAGGTTACCTAGCTCTCCCCATCAACAACAGCAAGTCCTGAATATACTACGTTCGAACCCTCAGCTCATGGCAACCTTTATCAGGCAGCGGGTTCCTAGATACCTTGGTCGAGGTGGGCCTGGAGCAGGAGGTGCTGGTGTACCAGGAGGACCTGGTGGAGGTCCAGGAATCATTGATGGCCAGCAAATGAATGTAAATTCTGGGACAAATCAAGGAAGTATGCATATGGCACAAGGAACTACCATACCAATGAATCAGCttcagcaacaacaacagcagcagcaacttCAACAGCGGTCAATAATGGGTGGAAATTTGCAACAACAGCAAATAGCAGCACTgcagcaacagcagcaacaacagcagcagcaaggTGTTATGCCCAATCAGGGTGCCAACATGTCTAACATCTCCCCCCAGTTCAGAGAAATGATGAGGCGGcatttgcagcagcagcagcaacagcagcagcaacagcaacaaatgGAAAACCATGCTCAGTTCCAGCATCCTCAACAACACCAGCAGCAGGGTTATCTTGGGCAATCTGGACTGCCCCCACAGCAGCCTGGCCAACCTCAGCCTGGTGGTCTCCAGCAACAACAGGGAGTTCCCCAGCAAAACTACTCTGGGTCTATGTCCCATCAGCAGGTTGCAGCAGCTCTGCAACAAAAGTTGCAACAACAGCAACTTCAgatgcagcaacaacaacaacagcagcagcagcagcagggtgCTCTAGCAGGACTCCAGGGTGCTGATGGAGGTCCTGGAGGTGGTGGTCCACTCCAGCACCAACACATGCAGTCGGCTCCAATTAGTTCCCAATCTCAAGTCATGCTTCAGCAAGCTCTGCAGCAACGGCTCCTCCAGCAACAACAGTCACACCTAGGAGGAGGATCTCCTGCTCAACACAATCCCATGAGCCCTCAGCAGCCCCAGCAACAGATGTCCCAGTCTCCCCATTTGCAGGGCCAGCAGTTGTCCAATTCCCTAAGCAACCAAGTCCGCTCACCCCAGCCTTCGCCTCGGCCTCAGTCCCAGCCACCAAACTCTAGTCCATCTCCTCGCTCGCAGCCCCTGCCTTCACCCCATCGCATCTCACCGCAGACCCAGACGGGTTCCCCTCATCCAGGTCATCTCCCTCAGCATCATGGAGGCATGGTTGCACCCCCACCTCCACAGCAACAGCCACAGACATCCCAACAGCAGCAACAGGCTAATGCGATGGACCAGGGTGCCATGCTTTCACAGCTAGGTGGGATGGGAGCCTTGCATGGGCAAGGGACAAATGACATGCTGACAAATAACCAAGATATGGGGTCGAATATGAATCCCTCGTTAGATTTGATGTAA